GATGAAGGAGGCAATCGAAGCAGCGGGCAGCAACACAGAGGTTCTCAACATCCCAGACGGTGATTCCCTGGCTAATGTCCTCAGTTCTGGAGTCCAGACCACCGTCAGCGACCCACGCCTGATGGTCTCCTTTGAGCCAAACTACGTCCCTGTGGTTCCCCCACAGATGCCTCCCTTGCCGCCAGAGCAGCTCATTGCTGTCCTCCAGACCTCAATTAAGCTCGACATCCTGGAGGGCAACATTGGCTACCTGAGGATCGATCACATTCTTGGGGAGGAGGTCGCTGACAAGGTTGGCCCTTTGCTCCTAGACTTGGTCTGGAATAAAATCCTGCCAACCTCAGCTCTCATCTTTGACTTGCGCTACACAGGCAGCGGGGACATCTCAGGGATCCCATACATTGTGTCTTACTTCACTCAAGCCGAGCCTCAGCTTCACATTGATAGTGTGTATGATCGACCCTCCAACACCACCACTAAGTTGTTTTCTATGGACACACTGCTGGGGGAAAGATATGGCGTCACCAAACCCCTCATTATCCTCACCAGCAAGAACACCAAAGGCATTGCCGAGGACGTTGCCTATTGCCTCCAGAACCTAAAGAGGGCCACCATTGTGGGTGAGAAGACTGCCGGGGGCTCTGTGAAAATCGAAAAATTCAAGGTGGGCGACACTGACTTCTACGTTACGGTGCCAACTGCAAAGTCCATCAACCCAATCACGGGCTCCTCCTGGGAGGTTACAGGTGTGACTCCTGATGTGGAGGTCAACGCTGAGGATGCCCTCGCTACCGCAATCAAAATCGTCAACCTCCGTGCCGAGGTTCCAGCCGTCATTGAGGGAGCAGCCACCCTGATCGCTGACAACTACGCCTTTGAAAATATCGGGGCTGATGTTGCAGAGAAGTTGAAAGGGCTCCTAGCAAACGGCGAGTACAACATGATTGTCTCCAGGGAGAGTCTAGAAGCGAAGTTGTCCACTGACCTGAAGACCCTGTCTGGGGACAAGAGCCTGAAGACTACCAGGAACACCCCAGCCCTGCCACCCATGGTGAGACCCATGAACATGAGATTATTGATTTTTGCCTTTGAAAGTATATT
Above is a genomic segment from Sparus aurata chromosome 20, fSpaAur1.1, whole genome shotgun sequence containing:
- the rbp3 gene encoding retinol-binding protein 3 gives rise to the protein MAKALFLVASLLVLGNVSFIHASFSPTLIVDLAKIVMNNYCSPEKLVGMKEAIEAAGSNTEVLNIPDGDSLANVLSSGVQTTVSDPRLMVSFEPNYVPVVPPQMPPLPPEQLIAVLQTSIKLDILEGNIGYLRIDHILGEEVADKVGPLLLDLVWNKILPTSALIFDLRYTGSGDISGIPYIVSYFTQAEPQLHIDSVYDRPSNTTTKLFSMDTLLGERYGVTKPLIILTSKNTKGIAEDVAYCLQNLKRATIVGEKTAGGSVKIEKFKVGDTDFYVTVPTAKSINPITGSSWEVTGVTPDVEVNAEDALATAIKIVNLRAEVPAVIEGAATLIADNYAFENIGADVAEKLKGLLANGEYNMIVSRESLEAKLSTDLKTLSGDKSLKTTRNTPALPPMDYTPEMYIELIKVSFHTDIFENNIGYLRFDMFGDFEEVKAIAQIIVEHVWNKVINTDAMIIDLRNNVGGPTTAISGFCSYFFDNKRQIVLDKLYDRPSGTTTELRTLPELTGERYGAKKSLIILTSKATAGAAEEFVYIMRNLGRAMIVGETTNGSSHPPKNFRVGETDIFLSIPTVHSDTTFGPGWEGAGIAPHIPVPADDALEYAKTVLNKHFAGQK